ggtggtcgccggcggggtcgcctcgtcgtcgtcctcctcttcctccgacGACGAGAAGAGCCCatcatccccgccgccgccgccgccgccggccgcggcgcggccGCTGTCGAacaccgccgccttctcctcctccccctccttccccgccgccgccgccgccgccgcattaccgccgccgcggccctcgAGGATGTCGTACACCTCCCGGTCGAAGAACCCCGgcagccgccgctcccgccgcgcgTCGTTGCGCATCGCCCAGAACGACACCTCCTtccccatccccgccgccgccgacgacgacgacggcgacgacagcgAGCGCTCCCACTCCCTGATCTTCTTGTAGTCGCCGGCGAGGTTGCTCCACCGCTTCCGGCACTGCACGGGGCCCCGCTCCAGCCCGTGCCGCCGGCAGtactccgccaccgccgcccactTGGTCggctccgcggcggcgccgccgccgccgccgccccgccccctccccctccctcgccCCTCCACCACCCGCTTCCC
This window of the Oryza sativa Japonica Group chromosome 4, ASM3414082v1 genome carries:
- the LOC4335704 gene encoding trihelix transcription factor ASR3, with product MSGGGEVSGRAPRLPRWTRQEILVLIEGKRVVEGRGRGRGRGGGGGGAAAEPTKWAAVAEYCRRHGLERGPVQCRKRWSNLAGDYKKIREWERSLSSPSSSSAAAGMGKEVSFWAMRNDARRERRLPGFFDREVYDILEGRGGGNAAAAAAAGKEGEEEKAAVFDSGRAAAGGGGGGGDDGLFSSSEEEEDDDEATPPATTPAAAPAPPPAPAPAVPVLTSEKKSDPPRQDASEQAGTSRAKQPEQIVEDSPAQGAHKRQRSDDASGEAPDLQGQLIEILDRSSRMVAAQLEAQNINCQLDREQRKDQVSSLLGVLGKVADALYRIADKM